Proteins encoded in a region of the Amphiprion ocellaris isolate individual 3 ecotype Okinawa chromosome 21, ASM2253959v1, whole genome shotgun sequence genome:
- the pphln1 gene encoding periphilin-1 isoform X4 codes for MTYRRDRSIREVYEERFLPDRPGPYPRAGGGVERRGPFGRPEDDYNRGGYEYEGGPRFYPNGGGPRGYHEDQRGYHGDNLHFPGERRGIPPSRREDYPYRGPREDQHQGRPMEFGARAPPPHNVRGQGIYPAPRSLPEGGEDTLVQAILNLDRGEDRDHYRRKAGPFPPLRDRSPGRRDVARSPHSRSGSSVSSRGYSPDRAKNLPFPTQQGVDGPEGHASVTEHLWGALYPQQSGHDTVDKIPGLSREGSPHSAASTKEENHPPESEKEEPAVAPVVEESQKSTDNFQERRALAIAAKAQEIEKVYRQDCETFGMVVKMLVAKDPNLEKQLQVPLRENLGEIRERCLEDLKHFIDELDEVVRQQEPSTCDSTTPSTSLTGHKLSKSGVNHSSSY; via the exons A TGACGTACAGAAGAGATAGGAGTATACGAGAGGTGTACGAGGAACGCTTTTTGCCAGACAGACCG GGTCCGTACCCACGGGCAGGTGGAGGTGTGGAGAGGAGAGGCCCCTTTGGAAGGCCAGAGGACGACTACAACCGCGGCGGCTACGAATACGAAGGAGGTCCTCGCTTTTACCCAAACGGAGGCGGCCCTCGAGGTTACCATGAAGACCAGAGGGGCTACCATGGTGACAACCTTCATTTCCCTGGTGAACGGAGAGGCATTCCACCGTCAAGGAGG GAGGACTACCCTTACAGAGGACCCAGGGAAGACCAACACCAAGGGAGGCCTATGGAGTTTGG CGCTCGTGCACCACCTCCTCACAACGTGCGAGGCCAGGGCATTTATCCAGCACCCAGATCACTACCGGAGGGTGGAGAGGACACGCTAGTCCAGGCCATCCTGAACCTGGACAGAGG GGAGGACAGAGACCACTACAGGAGAAAGGCTGGTCCATTTCCTCCCCTCCGAGATCGGTCCCCTGGTCGCCGCGACGTGGCTCGTTCTCCTCACAGTCGGTCCGGTTCCAGTGTGAGCAGCAGAGGATACTCGCCAGACAGAGCCAAGAACCTGCCTTTTCCCACACAGCAAG GTGTGGACGGTCCAGAGGGTCATGCAAGTGTTACTGAGCACCTCTGGGGGGCGCTCTATCCTCAGCAGAGTGGACATGACACTGTGG ATAAAATTCCTGGCCTGTCAAGAGAAGGCTCCCCGCACAGTGCAGCTTCAACCAAG GAGGAGAACCATCCCCCAGAAAGTGAAAAAGAAGAGCCAGCTGTAGCTCCTGTCGTGGAAGAAAGCCAAAAATCTACAGACAACTTTCAAGAGCGACGAGCACTGGCCATCGCAGCCAAAGCCCAGGAGATAGAAAAG GTGTACCGTCAGGACTGTGAGACATTTGGAATGGTGGTGAAGATGCTGGTGGCCAAAGATCCCAACTTGGAGAAACAGCTGCAGGTTCCCCTGAGGGAGAACCTCGGGGAGATCCGTGAGCGTTGCCTGGAGGACCTCAAGCACTTCATCGACGAGCTGGACGAGGTGGTTCGGCAGCAGGAGCCGTCCACTTGCGACTCAACCACCCCTTCGACATCCCTGACGGGTCATAAACTTTCAAAATCAGGCGTCAATCACAGCTCGTCCTACTGA
- the pphln1 gene encoding periphilin-1 isoform X2, whose protein sequence is MTYRRDRSIREVYEERFLPDRPGPYPRAGGGVERRGPFGRPEDDYNRGGYEYEGGPRFYPNGGGPRGYHEDQRGYHGDNLHFPGERRGIPPSRREDYPYRGPREDQHQGRPMEFGARAPPPHNVRGQGIYPAPRSLPEGGEDTLVQAILNLDRGEDRDHYRRKAGPFPPLRDRSPGRRDVARSPHSRSGSSVSSRGYSPDRAKNLPFPTQQGVDGPEGHASVTEHLWGALYPQQSGHDTVGYEETYSQGKMVDKIPGLSREGSPHSAASTKEENHPPESEKEEPAVAPVVEESQKSTDNFQERRALAIAAKAQEIEKVYRQDCETFGMVVKMLVAKDPNLEKQLQVPLRENLGEIRERCLEDLKHFIDELDEVVRQQEPSTCDSTTPSTSLTGHKLSKSGVNHSSSY, encoded by the exons A TGACGTACAGAAGAGATAGGAGTATACGAGAGGTGTACGAGGAACGCTTTTTGCCAGACAGACCG GGTCCGTACCCACGGGCAGGTGGAGGTGTGGAGAGGAGAGGCCCCTTTGGAAGGCCAGAGGACGACTACAACCGCGGCGGCTACGAATACGAAGGAGGTCCTCGCTTTTACCCAAACGGAGGCGGCCCTCGAGGTTACCATGAAGACCAGAGGGGCTACCATGGTGACAACCTTCATTTCCCTGGTGAACGGAGAGGCATTCCACCGTCAAGGAGG GAGGACTACCCTTACAGAGGACCCAGGGAAGACCAACACCAAGGGAGGCCTATGGAGTTTGG CGCTCGTGCACCACCTCCTCACAACGTGCGAGGCCAGGGCATTTATCCAGCACCCAGATCACTACCGGAGGGTGGAGAGGACACGCTAGTCCAGGCCATCCTGAACCTGGACAGAGG GGAGGACAGAGACCACTACAGGAGAAAGGCTGGTCCATTTCCTCCCCTCCGAGATCGGTCCCCTGGTCGCCGCGACGTGGCTCGTTCTCCTCACAGTCGGTCCGGTTCCAGTGTGAGCAGCAGAGGATACTCGCCAGACAGAGCCAAGAACCTGCCTTTTCCCACACAGCAAG GTGTGGACGGTCCAGAGGGTCATGCAAGTGTTACTGAGCACCTCTGGGGGGCGCTCTATCCTCAGCAGAGTGGACATGACACTGTGG GGTATGAAGAGACTTATTCTCAGGGCAAGATGGTTG ATAAAATTCCTGGCCTGTCAAGAGAAGGCTCCCCGCACAGTGCAGCTTCAACCAAG GAGGAGAACCATCCCCCAGAAAGTGAAAAAGAAGAGCCAGCTGTAGCTCCTGTCGTGGAAGAAAGCCAAAAATCTACAGACAACTTTCAAGAGCGACGAGCACTGGCCATCGCAGCCAAAGCCCAGGAGATAGAAAAG GTGTACCGTCAGGACTGTGAGACATTTGGAATGGTGGTGAAGATGCTGGTGGCCAAAGATCCCAACTTGGAGAAACAGCTGCAGGTTCCCCTGAGGGAGAACCTCGGGGAGATCCGTGAGCGTTGCCTGGAGGACCTCAAGCACTTCATCGACGAGCTGGACGAGGTGGTTCGGCAGCAGGAGCCGTCCACTTGCGACTCAACCACCCCTTCGACATCCCTGACGGGTCATAAACTTTCAAAATCAGGCGTCAATCACAGCTCGTCCTACTGA
- the pphln1 gene encoding periphilin-1 isoform X5: MTYRRDRSIREVYEERFLPDRPGPYPRAGGGVERRGPFGRPEDDYNRGGYEYEGGPRFYPNGGGPRGYHEDQRGYHGDNLHFPGERRGIPPSRREDYPYRGPREDQHQGRPMEFGARAPPPHNVRGQGIYPAPRSLPEGGEDTLVQAILNLDRGEDRDHYRRKAGPFPPLRDRSPGRRDVARSPHSRSGSSVSSRGYSPDRAKNLPFPTQQGKNKIPGLSREGSPHSAASTKEENHPPESEKEEPAVAPVVEESQKSTDNFQERRALAIAAKAQEIEKVYRQDCETFGMVVKMLVAKDPNLEKQLQVPLRENLGEIRERCLEDLKHFIDELDEVVRQQEPSTCDSTTPSTSLTGHKLSKSGVNHSSSY, translated from the exons A TGACGTACAGAAGAGATAGGAGTATACGAGAGGTGTACGAGGAACGCTTTTTGCCAGACAGACCG GGTCCGTACCCACGGGCAGGTGGAGGTGTGGAGAGGAGAGGCCCCTTTGGAAGGCCAGAGGACGACTACAACCGCGGCGGCTACGAATACGAAGGAGGTCCTCGCTTTTACCCAAACGGAGGCGGCCCTCGAGGTTACCATGAAGACCAGAGGGGCTACCATGGTGACAACCTTCATTTCCCTGGTGAACGGAGAGGCATTCCACCGTCAAGGAGG GAGGACTACCCTTACAGAGGACCCAGGGAAGACCAACACCAAGGGAGGCCTATGGAGTTTGG CGCTCGTGCACCACCTCCTCACAACGTGCGAGGCCAGGGCATTTATCCAGCACCCAGATCACTACCGGAGGGTGGAGAGGACACGCTAGTCCAGGCCATCCTGAACCTGGACAGAGG GGAGGACAGAGACCACTACAGGAGAAAGGCTGGTCCATTTCCTCCCCTCCGAGATCGGTCCCCTGGTCGCCGCGACGTGGCTCGTTCTCCTCACAGTCGGTCCGGTTCCAGTGTGAGCAGCAGAGGATACTCGCCAGACAGAGCCAAGAACCTGCCTTTTCCCACACAGCAAGGCAAGA ATAAAATTCCTGGCCTGTCAAGAGAAGGCTCCCCGCACAGTGCAGCTTCAACCAAG GAGGAGAACCATCCCCCAGAAAGTGAAAAAGAAGAGCCAGCTGTAGCTCCTGTCGTGGAAGAAAGCCAAAAATCTACAGACAACTTTCAAGAGCGACGAGCACTGGCCATCGCAGCCAAAGCCCAGGAGATAGAAAAG GTGTACCGTCAGGACTGTGAGACATTTGGAATGGTGGTGAAGATGCTGGTGGCCAAAGATCCCAACTTGGAGAAACAGCTGCAGGTTCCCCTGAGGGAGAACCTCGGGGAGATCCGTGAGCGTTGCCTGGAGGACCTCAAGCACTTCATCGACGAGCTGGACGAGGTGGTTCGGCAGCAGGAGCCGTCCACTTGCGACTCAACCACCCCTTCGACATCCCTGACGGGTCATAAACTTTCAAAATCAGGCGTCAATCACAGCTCGTCCTACTGA
- the pphln1 gene encoding periphilin-1 isoform X3, translating to MTYRRDRSIREVYEERFLPDRPGPYPRAGGGVERRGPFGRPEDDYNRGGYEYEGGPRFYPNGGGPRGYHEDQRGYHGDNLHFPGERRGIPPSRREDYPYRGPREDQHQGRPMEFGARAPPPHNVRGQGIYPAPRSLPEGGEDTLVQAILNLDRGEDRDHYRRKAGPFPPLRDRSPGRRDVARSPHSRSGSSVSSRGYSPDRAKNLPFPTQQGKSVDGPEGHASVTEHLWGALYPQQSGHDTVDKIPGLSREGSPHSAASTKEENHPPESEKEEPAVAPVVEESQKSTDNFQERRALAIAAKAQEIEKVYRQDCETFGMVVKMLVAKDPNLEKQLQVPLRENLGEIRERCLEDLKHFIDELDEVVRQQEPSTCDSTTPSTSLTGHKLSKSGVNHSSSY from the exons A TGACGTACAGAAGAGATAGGAGTATACGAGAGGTGTACGAGGAACGCTTTTTGCCAGACAGACCG GGTCCGTACCCACGGGCAGGTGGAGGTGTGGAGAGGAGAGGCCCCTTTGGAAGGCCAGAGGACGACTACAACCGCGGCGGCTACGAATACGAAGGAGGTCCTCGCTTTTACCCAAACGGAGGCGGCCCTCGAGGTTACCATGAAGACCAGAGGGGCTACCATGGTGACAACCTTCATTTCCCTGGTGAACGGAGAGGCATTCCACCGTCAAGGAGG GAGGACTACCCTTACAGAGGACCCAGGGAAGACCAACACCAAGGGAGGCCTATGGAGTTTGG CGCTCGTGCACCACCTCCTCACAACGTGCGAGGCCAGGGCATTTATCCAGCACCCAGATCACTACCGGAGGGTGGAGAGGACACGCTAGTCCAGGCCATCCTGAACCTGGACAGAGG GGAGGACAGAGACCACTACAGGAGAAAGGCTGGTCCATTTCCTCCCCTCCGAGATCGGTCCCCTGGTCGCCGCGACGTGGCTCGTTCTCCTCACAGTCGGTCCGGTTCCAGTGTGAGCAGCAGAGGATACTCGCCAGACAGAGCCAAGAACCTGCCTTTTCCCACACAGCAAGGCAAGA GTGTGGACGGTCCAGAGGGTCATGCAAGTGTTACTGAGCACCTCTGGGGGGCGCTCTATCCTCAGCAGAGTGGACATGACACTGTGG ATAAAATTCCTGGCCTGTCAAGAGAAGGCTCCCCGCACAGTGCAGCTTCAACCAAG GAGGAGAACCATCCCCCAGAAAGTGAAAAAGAAGAGCCAGCTGTAGCTCCTGTCGTGGAAGAAAGCCAAAAATCTACAGACAACTTTCAAGAGCGACGAGCACTGGCCATCGCAGCCAAAGCCCAGGAGATAGAAAAG GTGTACCGTCAGGACTGTGAGACATTTGGAATGGTGGTGAAGATGCTGGTGGCCAAAGATCCCAACTTGGAGAAACAGCTGCAGGTTCCCCTGAGGGAGAACCTCGGGGAGATCCGTGAGCGTTGCCTGGAGGACCTCAAGCACTTCATCGACGAGCTGGACGAGGTGGTTCGGCAGCAGGAGCCGTCCACTTGCGACTCAACCACCCCTTCGACATCCCTGACGGGTCATAAACTTTCAAAATCAGGCGTCAATCACAGCTCGTCCTACTGA
- the pphln1 gene encoding periphilin-1 isoform X1, translating into MTYRRDRSIREVYEERFLPDRPGPYPRAGGGVERRGPFGRPEDDYNRGGYEYEGGPRFYPNGGGPRGYHEDQRGYHGDNLHFPGERRGIPPSRREDYPYRGPREDQHQGRPMEFGARAPPPHNVRGQGIYPAPRSLPEGGEDTLVQAILNLDRGEDRDHYRRKAGPFPPLRDRSPGRRDVARSPHSRSGSSVSSRGYSPDRAKNLPFPTQQGKSVDGPEGHASVTEHLWGALYPQQSGHDTVGYEETYSQGKMVDKIPGLSREGSPHSAASTKEENHPPESEKEEPAVAPVVEESQKSTDNFQERRALAIAAKAQEIEKVYRQDCETFGMVVKMLVAKDPNLEKQLQVPLRENLGEIRERCLEDLKHFIDELDEVVRQQEPSTCDSTTPSTSLTGHKLSKSGVNHSSSY; encoded by the exons A TGACGTACAGAAGAGATAGGAGTATACGAGAGGTGTACGAGGAACGCTTTTTGCCAGACAGACCG GGTCCGTACCCACGGGCAGGTGGAGGTGTGGAGAGGAGAGGCCCCTTTGGAAGGCCAGAGGACGACTACAACCGCGGCGGCTACGAATACGAAGGAGGTCCTCGCTTTTACCCAAACGGAGGCGGCCCTCGAGGTTACCATGAAGACCAGAGGGGCTACCATGGTGACAACCTTCATTTCCCTGGTGAACGGAGAGGCATTCCACCGTCAAGGAGG GAGGACTACCCTTACAGAGGACCCAGGGAAGACCAACACCAAGGGAGGCCTATGGAGTTTGG CGCTCGTGCACCACCTCCTCACAACGTGCGAGGCCAGGGCATTTATCCAGCACCCAGATCACTACCGGAGGGTGGAGAGGACACGCTAGTCCAGGCCATCCTGAACCTGGACAGAGG GGAGGACAGAGACCACTACAGGAGAAAGGCTGGTCCATTTCCTCCCCTCCGAGATCGGTCCCCTGGTCGCCGCGACGTGGCTCGTTCTCCTCACAGTCGGTCCGGTTCCAGTGTGAGCAGCAGAGGATACTCGCCAGACAGAGCCAAGAACCTGCCTTTTCCCACACAGCAAGGCAAGA GTGTGGACGGTCCAGAGGGTCATGCAAGTGTTACTGAGCACCTCTGGGGGGCGCTCTATCCTCAGCAGAGTGGACATGACACTGTGG GGTATGAAGAGACTTATTCTCAGGGCAAGATGGTTG ATAAAATTCCTGGCCTGTCAAGAGAAGGCTCCCCGCACAGTGCAGCTTCAACCAAG GAGGAGAACCATCCCCCAGAAAGTGAAAAAGAAGAGCCAGCTGTAGCTCCTGTCGTGGAAGAAAGCCAAAAATCTACAGACAACTTTCAAGAGCGACGAGCACTGGCCATCGCAGCCAAAGCCCAGGAGATAGAAAAG GTGTACCGTCAGGACTGTGAGACATTTGGAATGGTGGTGAAGATGCTGGTGGCCAAAGATCCCAACTTGGAGAAACAGCTGCAGGTTCCCCTGAGGGAGAACCTCGGGGAGATCCGTGAGCGTTGCCTGGAGGACCTCAAGCACTTCATCGACGAGCTGGACGAGGTGGTTCGGCAGCAGGAGCCGTCCACTTGCGACTCAACCACCCCTTCGACATCCCTGACGGGTCATAAACTTTCAAAATCAGGCGTCAATCACAGCTCGTCCTACTGA
- the pphln1 gene encoding periphilin-1 isoform X6: MTYRRDRSIREVYEERFLPDRPGPYPRAGGGVERRGPFGRPEDDYNRGGYEYEGGPRFYPNGGGPRGYHEDQRGYHGDNLHFPGERRGIPPSRREDYPYRGPREDQHQGRPMEFGARAPPPHNVRGQGIYPAPRSLPEGGEDTLVQAILNLDRGEDRDHYRRKAGPFPPLRDRSPGRRDVARSPHSRSGSSVSSRGYSPDRAKNLPFPTQQDKIPGLSREGSPHSAASTKEENHPPESEKEEPAVAPVVEESQKSTDNFQERRALAIAAKAQEIEKVYRQDCETFGMVVKMLVAKDPNLEKQLQVPLRENLGEIRERCLEDLKHFIDELDEVVRQQEPSTCDSTTPSTSLTGHKLSKSGVNHSSSY; this comes from the exons A TGACGTACAGAAGAGATAGGAGTATACGAGAGGTGTACGAGGAACGCTTTTTGCCAGACAGACCG GGTCCGTACCCACGGGCAGGTGGAGGTGTGGAGAGGAGAGGCCCCTTTGGAAGGCCAGAGGACGACTACAACCGCGGCGGCTACGAATACGAAGGAGGTCCTCGCTTTTACCCAAACGGAGGCGGCCCTCGAGGTTACCATGAAGACCAGAGGGGCTACCATGGTGACAACCTTCATTTCCCTGGTGAACGGAGAGGCATTCCACCGTCAAGGAGG GAGGACTACCCTTACAGAGGACCCAGGGAAGACCAACACCAAGGGAGGCCTATGGAGTTTGG CGCTCGTGCACCACCTCCTCACAACGTGCGAGGCCAGGGCATTTATCCAGCACCCAGATCACTACCGGAGGGTGGAGAGGACACGCTAGTCCAGGCCATCCTGAACCTGGACAGAGG GGAGGACAGAGACCACTACAGGAGAAAGGCTGGTCCATTTCCTCCCCTCCGAGATCGGTCCCCTGGTCGCCGCGACGTGGCTCGTTCTCCTCACAGTCGGTCCGGTTCCAGTGTGAGCAGCAGAGGATACTCGCCAGACAGAGCCAAGAACCTGCCTTTTCCCACACAGCAAG ATAAAATTCCTGGCCTGTCAAGAGAAGGCTCCCCGCACAGTGCAGCTTCAACCAAG GAGGAGAACCATCCCCCAGAAAGTGAAAAAGAAGAGCCAGCTGTAGCTCCTGTCGTGGAAGAAAGCCAAAAATCTACAGACAACTTTCAAGAGCGACGAGCACTGGCCATCGCAGCCAAAGCCCAGGAGATAGAAAAG GTGTACCGTCAGGACTGTGAGACATTTGGAATGGTGGTGAAGATGCTGGTGGCCAAAGATCCCAACTTGGAGAAACAGCTGCAGGTTCCCCTGAGGGAGAACCTCGGGGAGATCCGTGAGCGTTGCCTGGAGGACCTCAAGCACTTCATCGACGAGCTGGACGAGGTGGTTCGGCAGCAGGAGCCGTCCACTTGCGACTCAACCACCCCTTCGACATCCCTGACGGGTCATAAACTTTCAAAATCAGGCGTCAATCACAGCTCGTCCTACTGA
- the zcrb1 gene encoding zinc finger CCHC-type and RNA-binding motif-containing protein 1, with protein sequence MSGGLAPSKSTVYVSNLPFSLTNNDLHKLFTKYGKVVKVTVVKDKDTRQSKGVAFVLFLDRESAHNCTRAINNKQLFGRTVKASIAIDNGRATEFIRRRNYTDKSKCYECGDTGHLSYACPKNMLGEREPPKKKEKKRKRKAQQPEHVEEEEESEEEGEDPALDSLSQAIAFQQACIEEEENKQKKRAVSSKEDDAHASTSSDSRKPRIKKSAYFSDEEELSD encoded by the exons ATGAGTGGGGGTTTGGCACCAAGCAAAAGTACCGTGTACGTGTCGAACCTGCCATTCTCTCTGACCAACAATGACCTACACAAG ctCTTTACCAAATATGGAAAAGTTGTAAA gGTTACAGTTGTTAAGGATAAAGACACTCGCCAGAGTAAAGGGGTGGCGTTTGTTCTCTTCCTGGACAGAGAATCGGCTCATAACTGTACTAGagcaataaacaacaaacag ttgtttggcAGAACGGTAAAAGCCAGCATCGCCATAGACAACGGGCGAGCGACTGAGTTCATTAGGAGACGGAATTACACCGACAAGTCGAAATGCTACGAGTGTGGG GACACAGGACACCTGAGCTACGCATGCcccaaaaacatgctgggaGAGAGGGAACCTccgaagaagaaagaaaagaaaaggaagagaaaggcTCAACAACCTGAGCATGT tgaggaggaggaagaaagtgaagaagaaggagaagaccCAGCCTTAGATAGTCTGAGCCAAGCCATAGCTTTTCAG CAAGCCTGTATTGAGGAAGAAGAGAATAAGCAGAAGAAACGAGCAGTTTCCTCCAAGGAGGACGACGCTCACGCTTCAACGTCGTCAGACTCCAGGAAACCAAGGATCAAAAAGAGCGCTTACTTCAGCGACGAGGAGGAGCTTAGTGACTAA
- the yaf2 gene encoding YY1-associated factor 2 isoform X1: MGDKRSPTRPKRQLKPSSDEGFWDCSVCTYKNTAEAFKCMMCDVRKGTSTRKPRPVSQLVSQQQVTQQFVLPSQPKKEKKERVEREKSDREPALKKNSHKKMRPRLKNIDRSSAQHLEVTVGDLTVIITDFKEKAKPSSTSATSSSSTSSADHHRENGSSSENTEKGLSCSSSPRGEGSSVNGESH; this comes from the exons ATGGGCGACAAGAGGAGTCCCACAAG gcCGAAGCGTCAACTGAAGCCCTCCTCCGACGAGGGGTTTTGGGACTGCAGCGTGTGCACGTACAAGAACACAGCTGAGGCTTTTAAGTGCATGATGTGTGATGTCAGGAAGGGGACATCAACAAG GAAGCCTCGTCCCGTCTCCCAGctcgtctctcagcagcaggtaacGCAGCAGTTCGTGTTGCCCTCGCAGcccaaaaaggaaaagaaggagcGAGTAGAGAGGGAGAAGAGCGACAGAGAGCCGGCGCTCAAGAAGAACAGTCACAAGAAGATGAG GCCGAGATTAAAAAACATCGACCGGAGCAGCGCCCAGCACCTAGAGGTGACGGTTGGGGACCTGACAGTCATCATAACGGACTTTAAGGAGAAGGCCAAGCCCTCGTCCACCTCGGCCACTTCCTCCAGCTCCACGTCGTCGGCCGACCATCACAGAGAGAACGGCTCCAgctcagaaaacacagagaagggcctttcctgctcctcctcaccGCGAGGAGAGGGGAGCTCGGTCAATGGAGAGTCTCACTGA
- the yaf2 gene encoding YY1-associated factor 2 isoform X2, whose amino-acid sequence MMCDVRKGTSTRKPRPVSQLVSQQQVTQQFVLPSQPKKEKKERVEREKSDREPALKKNSHKKMRPRLKNIDRSSAQHLEVTVGDLTVIITDFKEKAKPSSTSATSSSSTSSADHHRENGSSSENTEKGLSCSSSPRGEGSSVNGESH is encoded by the exons ATGATGTGTGATGTCAGGAAGGGGACATCAACAAG GAAGCCTCGTCCCGTCTCCCAGctcgtctctcagcagcaggtaacGCAGCAGTTCGTGTTGCCCTCGCAGcccaaaaaggaaaagaaggagcGAGTAGAGAGGGAGAAGAGCGACAGAGAGCCGGCGCTCAAGAAGAACAGTCACAAGAAGATGAG GCCGAGATTAAAAAACATCGACCGGAGCAGCGCCCAGCACCTAGAGGTGACGGTTGGGGACCTGACAGTCATCATAACGGACTTTAAGGAGAAGGCCAAGCCCTCGTCCACCTCGGCCACTTCCTCCAGCTCCACGTCGTCGGCCGACCATCACAGAGAGAACGGCTCCAgctcagaaaacacagagaagggcctttcctgctcctcctcaccGCGAGGAGAGGGGAGCTCGGTCAATGGAGAGTCTCACTGA